The Drosophila bipectinata strain 14024-0381.07 chromosome 2L, DbipHiC1v2, whole genome shotgun sequence genome has a segment encoding these proteins:
- the LOC108118623 gene encoding uncharacterized protein isoform X1, with protein MMGRKKYAQRRLMGGQRGSIASPNPEAEAECQERDLLNTFPDEQPSMYQWMRWKNCKTGKVWKQETYPIIRPPISKCGDNRTLGYIDDAMDANKCPRLFDMGRDDILAVWNESPRKETLSCYGIDGGIPSPDAVRFNRVMAKSLRAASHVPKPPKPYVKPDRTWRKKVPDPSGPYVLDRECLKRKLDKMPNVLRQLKAENAFTWLHCPPPADPEYPFEDDGGHPTISLIQALDMEKPPKPPKKMKKYMYCPMDCGEPQNKCTQYEYAKYKMDPRPYDEAFKREMDAYKEPKEPEPRNYDELYKALTPCFVQQQDGNEMCEAFAKCCQDPKDPPTVGCGEFGPEGAGGDGKSGDDQKDDDDDKHGKKDTDDGGHKRDFDDGNRGGRKKKDDGGDMGDDGDKGDGKEKESKGDGDRGKGKGKKEKSSEGDGGKPPAPAPIVEMPKPDLGDGGKTQEVKKPPKETPKAEDDDGLKGYIKKDKVEKKKKKDKKGKKDKEKKDKDGDGVKDCPCEICCQVTKEEDTPLIKDMRRRNNERILKEYLRRMRHRQYMECRDPEYRAPLRKCDPIECDSAFCGNHRMQKHFERVQALQQVQRDLLCRNMEGDTTIAKSLNCLLHRLCNRLTQGGYCG; from the coding sequence ATGATGGGCAGAAAGAAGTATGCGCAGCGTCGTCTCATGGGCGGACAGCGTGGGTCGATTGCCTCGCCCAACCCCGAGGCGGAGGCGGAGTGCCAGGAACGGGACTTGCTGAACACCTTCCCTGATGAGCAACCCAGCATGTACCAGTGGATGCGGTGGAAGAACTGCAAGACCGGCAAGGTCTGGAAGCAAGAGACCTATCCCATCATCCGGCCTCCGATCTCCAAATGCGGCGATAATCGTACCCTCGGGTACATCGACGACGCCATGGACGCCAACAAGTGCCCGCGACTGTTCGACATGGGTAGGGACGACATACTGGCCGTTTGGAACGAGAGTCCCCGCAAGGAAACCCTATCCTGCTATGGGATCGATGGCGGGATACCCAGTCCCGATGCCGTACGCTTCAACAGAGTAATGGCCAAAAGCCTCCGGGCAGCCAGCCACGTACCCAAGCCCCCCAAACCCTACGTGAAACCCGACCGCACCTGGCGCAAGAAGGTTCCGGATCCGAGTGGCCCCTATGTCCTGGATCGTGAGTGCCTGAAACGGAAGCTCGACAAGATGCCCAATGTGCTGAGGCAGCTAAAGGCCGAAAACGCCTTCACGTGGCTGCACTGCCCACCTCCCGCTGATCCAGAGTATCCCTTCGAGGATGATGGTGGTCATCCCACTATTTCGCTCATCCAGGCCCTGGACATGGAGAAGCCACCCAAGCCGCCCAAGAAGATGAAGAAGTACATGTACTGCCCTATGGATTGCGGCGAACCGCAGAACAAGTGCACCCAGTATGAATACGCCAAGTACAAGATGGATCCCCGGCCCTACGACGAGGCGTTCAAGCGGGAAATGGACGCCTACAAAGAGCCCAAGGAGCCGGAGCCACGAAACTACGATGAGCTGTACAAGGCTCTCACCCCGTGCTTCGTCCAGCAGCAGGATGGCAACGAAATGTGCGAGGCCTTTGCGAAATGTTGCCAGGATCCCAAGGACCCGCCTACCGTGGGATGCGGCGAGTTCGGGCCCGAGGGAGCTGGCGGAGATGGTAAGTCCGGCGACGACCAGaaggacgacgacgacgacaagCATGGCAAGAAGGACACGGACGATGGGGGACATAAACGAGACTTTGATGATGGGAACAGGGGAGGCCGTAAGAAAAAGGATGACGGTGGCGATATGGGGGACGATGGGGATAAGGGCGATGGGAAGGAAAAAGAGAGCAAGGGCGATGGTGATCGTGGAAAGGGCAAGGGTAAAAAGGAGAAATCCAGTGAAGGAGACGGCGGAAAGCCCCCCGCCCCGGCCCCGATTGTGGAAATGCCGAAACCCGACCTTGGCGATGGCGGAAAGACCCAGGAGGTTAAGAAACCCCCCAAGGAAACCCCCAAAGCCGAAGATGATGACGGACTCAAGGGTTATATCAAAAAGGACAAGGTcgagaagaaaaagaaaaaggacaaGAAAGGCAAAAAAGACAAGGAAAAGAAAGACAAGGACGGCGACGGCGTCAAGGATTGCCCTTGCGAGATCTGCTGCCAGGTGACCAAGGAAGAGGACACTCCCCTCATCAAGGACATGCGCCGTCGCAACAACGAGCGCATCTTGAAGGAGTATCTTCGCCGAATGCGTCATCGCCAGTACATGGAGTGCCGGGATCCCGAATACCGAGCTCCGCTCCGCAAGTGTGATCCCATCGAATGCGATTCGGCATTTTGTGGCAACCACCGCATGCAGAAGCACTTTGAACGCGTCCAGGCCCTCCAGCAAGTCCAAAGGGATCTGCTCTGCCGCAACATGGAGGGGGACACCACAATCGCCAAGAGCCTGAACTGCCTCCTACACCGACTCTGCAACCGCCTCACCCAGGGCGGCTACTGTGGGTGA
- the LOC108118623 gene encoding uncharacterized protein isoform X2 yields the protein MMGRKKYAQRRLMGGQRGSIASPNPEAEAECQERDLLNTFPDEQPSMYQWMRWKNCKTGKVWKQETYPIIRPPISKCGDNRTLGYIDDAMDANKCPRLFDMGRDDILAVWNESPRKETLSCYGIDGGIPSPDAVRFNRVMAKSLRAASHVPKPPKPYVKPDRTWRKKVPDPSGPYVLDRECLKRKLDKMPNVLRQLKAENAFTWLHCPPPADPEYPFEDDGGHPTISLIQALDMEKPPKPPKKMKKYMYCPMDCGEPQNKCTQYEYAKYKMDPRPYDEAFKREMDAYKEPKEPEPRNYDELYKALTPCFVQQQDGNEMCEAFAKCCQDPKDPPTVGCGEFGPEGAGGDVKCRCKSACGCKRKKGGAAGQESDETKEQSCEEVEDPIDEEANPLPDEVIDVNPPGKL from the exons ATGATGGGCAGAAAGAAGTATGCGCAGCGTCGTCTCATGGGCGGACAGCGTGGGTCGATTGCCTCGCCCAACCCCGAGGCGGAGGCGGAGTGCCAGGAACGGGACTTGCTGAACACCTTCCCTGATGAGCAACCCAGCATGTACCAGTGGATGCGGTGGAAGAACTGCAAGACCGGCAAGGTCTGGAAGCAAGAGACCTATCCCATCATCCGGCCTCCGATCTCCAAATGCGGCGATAATCGTACCCTCGGGTACATCGACGACGCCATGGACGCCAACAAGTGCCCGCGACTGTTCGACATGGGTAGGGACGACATACTGGCCGTTTGGAACGAGAGTCCCCGCAAGGAAACCCTATCCTGCTATGGGATCGATGGCGGGATACCCAGTCCCGATGCCGTACGCTTCAACAGAGTAATGGCCAAAAGCCTCCGGGCAGCCAGCCACGTACCCAAGCCCCCCAAACCCTACGTGAAACCCGACCGCACCTGGCGCAAGAAGGTTCCGGATCCGAGTGGCCCCTATGTCCTGGATCGTGAGTGCCTGAAACGGAAGCTCGACAAGATGCCCAATGTGCTGAGGCAGCTAAAGGCCGAAAACGCCTTCACGTGGCTGCACTGCCCACCTCCCGCTGATCCAGAGTATCCCTTCGAGGATGATGGTGGTCATCCCACTATTTCGCTCATCCAGGCCCTGGACATGGAGAAGCCACCCAAGCCGCCCAAGAAGATGAAGAAGTACATGTACTGCCCTATGGATTGCGGCGAACCGCAGAACAAGTGCACCCAGTATGAATACGCCAAGTACAAGATGGATCCCCGGCCCTACGACGAGGCGTTCAAGCGGGAAATGGACGCCTACAAAGAGCCCAAGGAGCCGGAGCCACGAAACTACGATGAGCTGTACAAGGCTCTCACCCCGTGCTTCGTCCAGCAGCAGGATGGCAACGAAATGTGCGAGGCCTTTGCGAAATGTTGCCAGGATCCCAAGGACCCGCCTACCGTGGGATGCGGCGAGTTCGGGCCCGAGGGAGCTGGCGGAGATG TGAAATGTCGCTGCAAATCGGCTTGTGGttgcaaaaggaaaaaggGAGGAGCTGCCGGCCAAGAAAGTGATGAAACCAAAGAGCAATCCTGTGAAGAAGTCGAGGATCCCATAGATGAAGAAGCAAATCCATTACCAGACGAGGTAATTGATGTCAATCCCCCCGggaaactttaa
- the LOC108118625 gene encoding trypsin, translated as MLSPLYVLLPLLALAGAANIPHFPAHLTVKHLEHVPVEIQPLIIDGYDVQGVDNVPYLVSLSLTKATYTHLCGACIIGKKWILTAAHCVKELEDFNGDALGTPVYAGVTNRSNVTAAQVRYVDFVSKHRSFTGEAGSDNIALLHVSESFVYTARVQQIALPDINDDYTNKTTAVYGWGLTDVDNDEYSKQLKYAFAPLLDRSACQGLLPSDAPLSNQQVCSQVKTCYGDGGNPLIYWPIDGPAELVGLASWSYMPCGYASRPTVYTSVPSYVGWIYQVIAAYYQLN; from the coding sequence ATGCTATCGCCACTCTACGTTCTTCTGCCACTTTTGGCTTTGGCCGGAGCCGCCAACATTCCACACTTTCCCGCCCATCTGACAGTCAAGCACTTGGAGCATGTGCCGGTGGAAATTCAGCCCCTGATCATCGATGGATACGATGTCCAGGGAGTGGATAACGTGCCCTACCTGGTCTCTCTGTCCCTGACCAAGGCCACCTACACCCATCTGTGCGGCGCCTGCATCATCGGTAAGAAGTGGATCCTCACTGCGGCCCATTGCGTCAAGGAGTTGGAGGACTTCAACGGGGATGCTCTAGGAACTCCAGTCTACGCGGGAGTCACCAACAGATCCAACGTTACAGCAGCCCAAGTGCGCTATGTGGACTTTGTCTCGAAGCACAGATCCTTCACAGGCGAAGCTGGAAGCGACAATATTGCGCTGCTTCACGTGTCCGAGAGCTTTGTTTACACGGCTCGGGTTCAGCAAATCGCACTGCCGGATATCAACGACGATTACACCAACAAGACGACGGCTGTCTATGGCTGGGGCCTCACCGACGTGGACAACGACGAGTACTCCAAGCAGTTGAAGTACGCCTTCGCCCCGCTCTTGGACAGAAGCGCCTGCCAGGGTCTGCTGCCCTCGGACGCTCCGCTGAGCAACCAACAGGTGTGCTCCCAGGTGAAGACCTGCTACGGAGATGGAGGCAATCCCCTCATCTACTGGCCCATCGATGGACCTGCGGAACTGGTGGGTCTGGCCTCCTGGAGCTACATGCCCTGTGGCTATGCCAGCAGGCCGACGGTCTACACCTCGGTGCCATCGTACGTGGGATGGATCTACCAGGTGATCGCCGCCTATTACCAGCTGAATTAG
- the LOC108118627 gene encoding lectizyme, which translates to MKLIAVTLLVALVAAAQAGRITDQLVKLVPSFATGFVINGTEAEPHSAPYIVSLATNYEKHSHICGGTIIAHDWILTAAHCISKAEGMSVIAGLHTRAEVDELTQHRQVDFGRVHEKYTGGVGPYDIAILHVSEPFVFNDNVSPATLPSRDQVHEGESHLYGWGQPKSYVFTAAKTLQTMTTDIVNYVDCKAALPEDAPLADTNICSSSHQQSKSACNGDSGGPLVVEFEDAASELIGIVSWGYIPCGLAQLPSVYTRVASYVDWVADIQSAYYRLY; encoded by the coding sequence ATGAAGCTGATCGCCGTGACCCTGCTCGTTGCCCTGGTGGCCGCCGCCCAAGCCGGACGGATCACCGACCAGCTGGTCAAGCTTGTCCCAAGCTTTGCCACCGGATTCGTGATCAATGGCACTGAGGCCGAGCCCCACTCCGCTCCCTACATCGTGTCCCTGGCCACCAACTACGAGAAGCACTCGCACATCTGCGGCGGCACCATCATCGCCCACGACTGGATCCTGACTGCTGCCCACTGCATCTCCAAGGCCGAGGGCATGAGCGTCATCGCCGGCCTGCACACCCGCGCCGAGGTGGACGAACTCACCCAGCACCGTCAGGTCGACTTTGGCCGCGTTCACGAGAAGTACACCGGTGGTGTGGGTCCCTACGACATTGCAATCCTGCACGTCAGCGAGCCCTTCGTCTTCAACGACAACGTCTCCCCCGCCACTCTGCCCAGCCGCGATCAGGTCCATGAGGGTGAGAGCCACCTGTACGGATGGGGACAGCCCAAGTCGTACGTCTTCACCGCCGCCAAGACCCTCCAGACCATGACCACCGACATTGTCAACTACGTGGACTGCAAGGCTGCCCTTCCCGAGGACGCTCCCTTGGCCGACACCAACATTTGCTCCTCCTCCCACCAGCAGAGCAAGTCTGCCTGCAACGGTGACTCTGGCGGTCCCCTGGTCGTTGAGTTCGAGGATGCTGCTTCCGAGCTGATCGGTATCGTCTCCTGGGGCTACATTCCCTGCGGACTGGCCCAGCTGCCCTCTGTCTACACCCGTGTGGCTTCCTACGTTGACTGGGTTGCCGACATCCAGAGCGCCTACTACCGTCTCTACTAA
- the LOC108118628 gene encoding lectizyme, whose translation MRQFVVLFSLAVATVTASLIPQPGFPEGRIIDGEVAKVGEAPFAVSLQTEQGSHYCGATIIAKDLVLTAAHCMIYKLFWVVGGVTDRTDLSNAQRRQVTSDSQYVVHELYGGSVGPYDIALIHLKDPFDLNARARDGSYPVAAIDLPGKTFQGTGNGTLFGWGRDSWGALPLALQKLETNIIDAETCAKELPANSKLAETNVCSHIKGTPKGACNGDSGGPLTSWGYLVGIVSWGYTPCSSTTYPSVYTCVGSFLKWIAEKSALLRA comes from the coding sequence ATGAGACAATTCGTGGTTCTATTTTCCCTGGCGGTGGCCACCGTCACGGCTAGCCTGATCCCCCAGCCGGGATTCCCAGAGGGTCGCATCATCGATGGCGAGGTGGCGAAGGTCGGCGAGGCGCCCTTTGCTGTCTCCCTGCAAACCGAGCAAGGATCGCATTACTGCGGCGCAACCATCATCGCAAAGGATTTGGTCCTCACCGCCGCACACTGCATGATTTATAAACTCTTCTGGGTTGTGGGCGGAGTCACCGATCGCACCGACCTGTCCAATGCCCAAAGGCGCCAGGTGACCAGCGACAGCCAGTACGTTGTCCACGAACTATACGGCGGCAGTGTGGGTCCCTACGACATCGCCCTGATCCACCTGAAGGATCCCTTCGATCTGAATGCCAGGGCCCGAGACGGCAGCTATCCGGTGGCAGCCATCGACCTGCCCGGCAAAACCTTCCAGGGCACCGGGAACGGCACCCTCTTCGGCTGGGGACGCGACTCCTGGGGGGCTTTGCCACTTGCCCTCCAGAAGCTGGAAACCAATATTATCGACGCCGAGACTTGCGCCAAAGAACTGCCCGCCAACAGCAAGCTGGCCGAGACCAATGTTTGCAGTCATATTAAGGGAACACCTAAAGGAGCCTGCAACGGAGACAGTGGCGGTCCTTTAACATCCTGGGGATATCTGGTGGGCATCGTATCCTGGGGCTACACTCCCTGCTCTAGCACCACGTATCCATCTGTCTATACATGCGTGGGTAGTTTTCTTAAATGGATTGCCGAGAAGTCGGCTCTACTCCGTGCCTAA
- the Pi3K21B gene encoding phosphatidylinositol 3-kinase regulatory subunit gamma isoform X1, whose product MQPSPLHYSTMRPQAPGSLVDPNEEELLQAPWYWGRISREEAKGILHGKPDGSFLVRDALSKKGEYTLTLMKDGSEKLIKISHIDRKYGFIDTMTFNSVVMMINYYKENSLSMYNKALDITLSNPIVRTCEYDDSQPHGDLKLLSDEFIRVSKMLQTLEQTLEQKRNSFNAIREELQEKKMHQTVFINAEKMIRNQIKLNESFMKTANDSKSAEAGGDNVQGVQARSSLLENQHRLLQILEIIENKLQALNIYMEGKKKDELLLERQINATKPELQALQFRKDKFIERLKNHNLKEDDLKTILEMGFVKWLRHHETASNQPHSNEALWLLKDAKRRDAEERLKDAPPGTFLIRVRDAGNYALSIACTVKDTNTVQHCIIYETATGYGFAAPYNIYPTLKKLVEHYANNSLEEHNDTLTTTLRWPVLFWEQNSQHILAQLQEEAELEREQAASLMPPHLGMMGSSSAPIPTSRSRTTSHDQVDGMAGSQETDTPPASISPSNFSTSQ is encoded by the exons A tgcAACCCTCACCGCTTCACTATTCAACGATGCGGCCGCAAGCGCCCGGATCGCTGGTCGATCCCAACGAGGAGGAGCTACTCCAGGCCCCCTGGTACTGGGGCCGCATCTCCCGTGAGGAGGCCAAGGGCATACTGCACGGCAAGCCCGATGGCAGCTTCCTGGTGCGCGACGCCCTCTCCAAGAAGGGCGAATACACCCTCACCCTGATGAAGGACGGCAGCGAGAAGCTGATCAAGATCAGCCATATAGATCGCAAGTACGGCTTCATAGACACCATGACCTTCAATTCGGTGGTGATGATGATCAACTACTACAAGGAGAACTCGCTGAGCATGTACAACAAGGCGCTGGACATAACGCTGAGTAATCCGATAGTGCGAACCTGCGAGTACGACGACTCCCAGCCGCACGGTGACCTCAAGCTGCTCAGCGACGAGTTCATCCGTGTGTCCAAGATGCTCCAGACCTTGGAACAGACGCTGGAGCAGAAGCGCAACTCGTTCAATGCGATACGCGAGGAGCTGCAGGAGAAGAAGATGCACCAGACCGTCTTCATCAATGCCGAGAAGATGATACGGAATCAGATCAAGCTTAACGAATCCTTCATGAAAACGGCCAACGACTCCAAGTCGGCGGAGGCCGGCGGCGACAATGTCCAGGGTGTTCAGGCTCGGTCCAGTCTCTTGGAGAATCAGCATCGACTGCTCCAGATACTGGAGATCATTGAGAACAAGCTGCAGGCCCTCAACATCTACATGGAGGGCAAGAAGAAGGATGAACTGTTGCTGGAACGCCAGATCAATGCCACCAAGCCGGAGCTTCAGGCTTTGCAGTTTCGGAAGGACAAATTCATTGA ACGTCTGAAGAACCACAATCTGAAGGAGGACGACCTGAAGACGATCCTGGAGATGGGCTTTGTCAAGTGGCTGCGACACCATGAAACGGCTTCCAATCAGCCGCACAGCAACGAGGCGTTGTGGCTACTCAAGGATGCCAAGCGGCGGGATGCCGAAGAGCGGCTTAAGGACGCACCGCCCGGCACTTTCCTCATCCGGGTAAGGGACGCCGGCAACTATGCCCTGTCCATTGCCTGCACGGTGAAGGATACCAATACGGTGCAGCATTGCATCATTTATGAGACAGCCACTGGATATGGATTCGCTGCTCCGTACAACATCTATCCAACGCTGAAGAAGTTGGTGGAGCACTATGCCAACAACTCACTGGAGGAGCACAACGACACGCTGACCACGACGCTGCGCTGGCCGGTGCTGTTCTGGGAGCAAAACTCCCAGCACATTCTGGCCCAGCTGCAGGAGGAGGCGGAGCTGGAGCGAGAGCAGGCGGCCAGCCTGATGCCGCCGCACTTGGGGATGATGGGCAGCAGCAGTGCTCCGATACCGACGAGTCGGTCCAGGACGACGAGTCACGACCAGGTGGATGGTATGGCGGGTAGCCAGGAAACTGATACACCGCCCGCCTCCATTTCGCCCTCGAACTTTAGCACTTCGCAGTAG
- the Pi3K21B gene encoding phosphatidylinositol 3-kinase regulatory subunit alpha isoform X2, translating into MCSLSHLLLDKFLLRLKNHNLKEDDLKTILEMGFVKWLRHHETASNQPHSNEALWLLKDAKRRDAEERLKDAPPGTFLIRVRDAGNYALSIACTVKDTNTVQHCIIYETATGYGFAAPYNIYPTLKKLVEHYANNSLEEHNDTLTTTLRWPVLFWEQNSQHILAQLQEEAELEREQAASLMPPHLGMMGSSSAPIPTSRSRTTSHDQVDGMAGSQETDTPPASISPSNFSTSQ; encoded by the exons ATGTGCTCCTTGTCTCATCTTCTTTTGGACAAATTCCTTTT ACGTCTGAAGAACCACAATCTGAAGGAGGACGACCTGAAGACGATCCTGGAGATGGGCTTTGTCAAGTGGCTGCGACACCATGAAACGGCTTCCAATCAGCCGCACAGCAACGAGGCGTTGTGGCTACTCAAGGATGCCAAGCGGCGGGATGCCGAAGAGCGGCTTAAGGACGCACCGCCCGGCACTTTCCTCATCCGGGTAAGGGACGCCGGCAACTATGCCCTGTCCATTGCCTGCACGGTGAAGGATACCAATACGGTGCAGCATTGCATCATTTATGAGACAGCCACTGGATATGGATTCGCTGCTCCGTACAACATCTATCCAACGCTGAAGAAGTTGGTGGAGCACTATGCCAACAACTCACTGGAGGAGCACAACGACACGCTGACCACGACGCTGCGCTGGCCGGTGCTGTTCTGGGAGCAAAACTCCCAGCACATTCTGGCCCAGCTGCAGGAGGAGGCGGAGCTGGAGCGAGAGCAGGCGGCCAGCCTGATGCCGCCGCACTTGGGGATGATGGGCAGCAGCAGTGCTCCGATACCGACGAGTCGGTCCAGGACGACGAGTCACGACCAGGTGGATGGTATGGCGGGTAGCCAGGAAACTGATACACCGCCCGCCTCCATTTCGCCCTCGAACTTTAGCACTTCGCAGTAG